The following coding sequences are from one Bradyrhizobium sp. 200 window:
- the argS gene encoding arginine--tRNA ligase, producing MSDKPASQHLFADALARVQAICAALAAEGQWPTGTDFSRVVVEPPRDASHGDMATNAAMVLAKDAKMKPRDLADRIAEKLRADDLVASVEVAGPGFINLTLKPEVWTAELLTMLREGASYGKSAIGYGAKVNVEYVSANPTGPMHVGHCRGAVFGDALCGLLDFAGYDVTREYYINDAGAQVDVLARSAFLRYREATGEVIGEIPEGLYPGDYLVPVGQALAAEHGDKLKAMAESAWLPIVRPKAIAMMMDMIKGDLAALNIKHEVFFSERSLVETGNNKVTETIDFLRAKGDIYEGRLPPPKGKPVEDYEDRIQTLFRATAYGDDVDRPLIKSDGSYTYFASDIAYHKNKIDRGFLDIIDVFGADHGGYIKRMQAAVKGVSDGKAALDVKVVQLVRLLRNGEQVRMSKRSGDFVTLREVVDEVGSDAVRFMMLFRKNDAVLDFDLAKVIEQSKDNAVFYVQYGHARGHSIFKNAREVVPDLPEDDVARAAFLADAPVERLTDPVELDLLKRLALYPRIIEAAAVAHEPHRIAFYLYDLASEFHALWTKGRDLPYLRFIMTNDAEITRARLAMVQGVVSVLASGLAVLGVHAPTEMR from the coding sequence ATGTCCGACAAGCCAGCTTCACAACATCTGTTCGCCGACGCGCTGGCGCGCGTGCAGGCGATCTGCGCCGCGCTCGCGGCCGAGGGCCAATGGCCCACCGGCACCGATTTCTCCCGCGTCGTGGTCGAGCCGCCGCGCGATGCCAGCCATGGCGACATGGCGACCAACGCCGCGATGGTGCTCGCCAAGGACGCCAAGATGAAGCCGCGCGATCTCGCCGACAGAATCGCGGAAAAATTGCGCGCCGACGATCTGGTCGCCTCGGTCGAGGTCGCCGGGCCCGGCTTCATCAATCTCACCCTGAAGCCTGAGGTCTGGACAGCCGAGCTGCTCACGATGCTGCGCGAGGGCGCGTCCTACGGCAAAAGCGCGATCGGCTACGGCGCCAAGGTCAATGTCGAATACGTCTCGGCCAATCCGACCGGGCCGATGCATGTCGGCCACTGCCGAGGCGCGGTGTTCGGCGATGCGCTGTGCGGTCTGCTTGATTTTGCTGGCTACGACGTCACGCGCGAATACTACATCAACGACGCCGGCGCGCAGGTCGACGTGCTCGCGCGCTCGGCGTTCCTGCGCTATCGAGAAGCGACAGGCGAGGTCATCGGCGAGATTCCGGAAGGGCTCTATCCCGGCGATTATCTCGTCCCCGTCGGGCAAGCGCTTGCCGCCGAGCATGGCGACAAGCTGAAGGCGATGGCGGAAAGCGCCTGGCTGCCGATCGTGCGCCCGAAGGCGATCGCCATGATGATGGACATGATCAAGGGCGATCTCGCCGCGCTGAACATCAAGCACGAGGTGTTCTTCTCGGAGCGGTCGCTGGTCGAGACCGGCAACAACAAGGTCACCGAGACCATCGATTTCCTGCGCGCCAAGGGCGACATCTATGAGGGCCGCCTGCCGCCGCCCAAGGGCAAGCCGGTCGAGGATTACGAGGACCGCATCCAGACGCTGTTTCGCGCCACCGCCTATGGCGACGACGTCGATCGTCCGCTGATCAAGTCGGACGGCTCCTATACCTATTTCGCTTCCGACATCGCCTATCACAAGAACAAGATCGATCGCGGCTTCCTCGACATTATCGACGTGTTCGGCGCCGACCATGGCGGCTACATCAAGCGCATGCAGGCGGCGGTGAAGGGCGTCAGCGACGGCAAGGCCGCGCTCGACGTCAAGGTCGTGCAACTCGTGCGGCTGCTGCGCAACGGCGAACAGGTGCGGATGTCGAAGCGCTCCGGCGATTTCGTCACGCTGCGCGAAGTGGTCGACGAGGTCGGCTCCGACGCCGTGCGGTTCATGATGCTGTTCCGGAAGAACGACGCGGTGCTCGATTTCGATCTCGCCAAGGTGATCGAGCAGTCGAAGGACAATGCGGTGTTCTACGTTCAGTACGGACATGCCCGCGGCCATTCAATTTTCAAGAATGCTCGCGAGGTGGTTCCGGACCTGCCCGAGGACGATGTCGCCCGGGCTGCCTTTCTGGCGGATGCCCCGGTGGAGCGGCTGACCGATCCGGTCGAACTGGACCTTTTAAAGCGCCTGGCGCTCTATCCCAGAATAATCGAGGCGGCGGCGGTGGCACATGAGCCGCACCGAATCGCTTTTTATCTATATGATTTGGCCAGTGAATTTCATGCGTTGTGGACCAAAGGGCGGGATTTGCCCTATTTACGCTTCATTATGACTAATGATGCAGAGATTACGAGGGCGCGTCTGGCTATGGTCCAGGGCGTCGTCTCGGTTCTGGCATCGGGCTTAGCCGTTCTCGGCGTCCACGCTCCGACCGAGATGCGGTAG
- a CDS encoding SPOR domain-containing protein encodes MADRYQDRPFPSADQDRGESDPLAELARLIGQTDPIGAKPAPRPLQSRANVRPQQYDLPEEEPDARPSPPAWMQRARHETPPPPPPLPLPQEQAYDDEPEYQPAPVHPLHRYAAQQPPAPAHQAPPAQDYYEPPQQYADEPQRYADEPQQDPSRYDDALYGRLETGEHDYQRDPAYPDDPYAYQGGEYEEEPAPKKRSSGLMTVAAVLALAVVGTGAAFGYRTFVGSPRSGEPPIIKADNSPTKVVPAPSDAGAGKNPDRMLSGDGGEKLVSREETPVDVNSRSGAPRVVFPPLNQNANPPPAASVSPSAPMPAAATGTMPNNEPRRIKTLAVKGDAADNGGIPAGANAPQRPAPPTRSVAAQAVAPGPGPTVPPSRNPASANASANTPMSLAPQAGQAPDSAPPTRTAATNPAQTAAPAPTSGGYLVQVSSQKNEADAQASYRALQGKFPSVLGPHSSLVKRVDLGEKGVYYRAFAGPFGTSEEAAQVCSSLKSAGGQCFVQRN; translated from the coding sequence ATGGCTGATCGATATCAGGACCGACCTTTTCCCTCCGCCGATCAGGATCGCGGCGAGAGCGATCCACTTGCGGAGCTCGCAAGGCTGATCGGGCAGACCGATCCAATAGGGGCCAAGCCGGCGCCGCGCCCGCTGCAGTCGCGCGCCAACGTGCGCCCACAGCAATATGATCTGCCGGAAGAAGAGCCGGATGCTCGTCCGAGCCCGCCGGCATGGATGCAGCGCGCGCGCCACGAAACCCCGCCGCCACCGCCGCCGCTGCCTCTGCCGCAGGAACAAGCATACGACGACGAGCCGGAATATCAGCCGGCGCCGGTGCATCCCTTGCACCGCTACGCGGCCCAGCAGCCTCCGGCGCCGGCGCATCAAGCGCCGCCCGCGCAGGACTATTACGAGCCGCCTCAGCAATATGCCGACGAGCCGCAGCGATATGCTGACGAGCCGCAGCAGGACCCGTCGCGCTACGACGACGCGCTGTATGGACGGCTCGAAACCGGCGAGCACGACTATCAGCGCGATCCGGCCTATCCGGACGATCCCTACGCCTACCAGGGCGGCGAATATGAGGAAGAGCCCGCGCCGAAGAAGCGCTCGAGCGGCCTGATGACGGTCGCCGCGGTGCTGGCGCTGGCCGTGGTGGGGACGGGGGCTGCATTTGGCTATCGCACCTTCGTCGGTTCGCCCCGCTCAGGCGAGCCGCCGATCATCAAGGCCGACAACAGCCCGACCAAGGTGGTGCCCGCACCATCTGATGCGGGCGCCGGCAAGAACCCCGACCGCATGCTGTCGGGCGATGGCGGCGAGAAGCTGGTGTCGCGCGAAGAAACCCCGGTCGACGTCAATTCGAGGTCCGGCGCGCCGCGCGTGGTGTTTCCGCCGCTGAACCAGAACGCCAACCCGCCGCCAGCCGCTAGCGTTTCACCATCCGCGCCGATGCCTGCGGCCGCCACCGGCACGATGCCGAACAACGAGCCGCGCAGGATCAAGACGCTCGCGGTCAAAGGCGACGCCGCGGATAACGGGGGCATCCCGGCAGGCGCCAACGCGCCGCAGCGGCCGGCGCCGCCGACGCGATCCGTCGCTGCCCAGGCCGTGGCTCCCGGTCCTGGTCCCACTGTGCCGCCGTCGCGCAACCCGGCATCGGCGAATGCCAGCGCCAATACGCCCATGTCGCTTGCGCCCCAGGCCGGACAGGCGCCCGATTCCGCGCCGCCCACCCGGACGGCGGCGACCAATCCGGCCCAGACGGCCGCCCCGGCCCCGACCAGCGGCGGCTACCTGGTTCAGGTCTCCTCGCAGAAAAACGAGGCCGACGCGCAGGCTTCCTACCGGGCGCTGCAGGGCAAGTTCCCGAGCGTGCTGGGGCCGCACTCGTCGTTGGTGAAGCGCGTCGATCTCGGCGAAAAAGGCGTCTACTACCGTGCTTTCGCCGGTCCGTTCGGCACCTCCGAGGAGGCGGCCCAGGTCTGCAGCAGCCTGAAATCCGCCGGCGGGCAATGCTTCGTCCAAAGGAATTAA
- the nagZ gene encoding beta-N-acetylhexosaminidase codes for MSSRAFITGVSGLELSATEREFIRGTQPWGFILFKRNIETPDQVSDLVGQLRDCVGEADAPVLIDQEGGRVARLGPPHWPAYPPGATFGALYDLDRALGLKAARLSSRLIAADLIDLGVTVDCLPLADVPVAGADAVIGNRAYGTEPGKVAAIARAVTEGLEQGGVLPVLKHIPGHGRATADSHFRLPTVDTPREELERTDFAAFQPLADLPMAMTAHVVFSALDPAQPATTSATIIRQVIRGVIGFQGLLMSDDVSMNALAGSIAERTRAIVNAGCDMVLHCNGKLDEMRDVARETPELACEALDRARQALASRRAPEPFDRQAARVELEALMDQVGTA; via the coding sequence ATGAGCAGCCGCGCATTCATCACGGGCGTATCGGGACTGGAACTGAGCGCCACGGAGCGCGAATTTATCCGTGGGACGCAGCCATGGGGCTTCATCCTGTTCAAACGCAATATCGAGACGCCAGATCAGGTATCTGATCTCGTTGGTCAATTGCGGGATTGTGTGGGGGAGGCAGATGCGCCCGTGCTGATCGACCAGGAAGGCGGGCGCGTGGCCCGGCTCGGGCCGCCGCATTGGCCGGCCTATCCGCCCGGCGCCACCTTCGGAGCGCTCTACGACCTCGACAGGGCGCTGGGGCTCAAGGCTGCGCGGCTCAGCTCGCGCCTGATCGCGGCCGACCTGATCGACCTCGGCGTCACCGTCGACTGCCTGCCGCTGGCGGACGTCCCGGTGGCCGGGGCGGATGCCGTAATCGGTAACCGGGCCTATGGAACCGAACCGGGCAAGGTCGCGGCCATCGCCCGCGCCGTCACCGAGGGGCTGGAGCAAGGCGGCGTCCTCCCTGTCCTGAAACACATTCCCGGCCACGGAAGGGCCACCGCGGATAGCCATTTCCGGCTCCCGACCGTTGATACACCGCGGGAAGAGCTGGAACGGACCGATTTCGCGGCCTTTCAACCGCTGGCGGACCTGCCGATGGCGATGACCGCACATGTTGTGTTTAGCGCATTAGACCCCGCCCAACCGGCGACGACTTCTGCGACAATCATCCGGCAGGTGATTCGCGGCGTGATTGGGTTCCAAGGCTTGTTGATGAGTGATGACGTGTCCATGAATGCATTGGCGGGATCGATCGCCGAGCGGACCCGCGCCATCGTCAACGCCGGCTGCGACATGGTCCTGCATTGCAACGGCAAGCTCGACGAGATGCGCGATGTGGCGCGCGAGACGCCGGAACTCGCGTGTGAGGCTCTGGATCGCGCCAGACAGGCGCTGGCCTCGCGAAGAGCGCCCGAGCCCTTCGACCGGCAGGCGGCGCGGGTTGAACTTGAAGCGTTGATGGATCAGGTAGGAACGGCATGA